The DNA window TGGAGCCTTTCTGTGCTGCTAGTTTTAAATAATTTCAAGGCCTCAGGTGTGCTGTATTGATTACCATTTTCTTTACAACCAGCCACATTTGTCTTAGTTCCCTACACTTGACCACCCCATTGCTAACTTCTGTGTAGCTGGAGTTTTTCTTATCAGTAAAAGCACCCCCCTCAGTGTTACACTGAAGGAGCAGAAGCAGCAGGGAGGCTGGTTTCTGCTCCAGTGCAACCTTGAATATCTGAAATGAGGATGGGGGCTCAGGGATGGCAGAAGAGGAACAGAGACAAAGGGAGAGTTGTTCGCCCTCCGCGGCCCCTGCTGCGTCAGCAGAAGGAGCTAAATGCGGTGTCTTTGGATGAATTGTTTGGATGAAACCCTATCGCACCGCCTGTGATGTGTATGAATATGATGTCACTGATGAATTACCAGCAGAGGGATTAAAGAAATCTGAATTGCAACTGCAAATGCCATTTACTGAGACTGTCAAGTTTATTAGTGGGGAATTACTACCCAGCGTGCATCACCCTGTCTAACTATTTAGCCATGATTGTTTTCTTCCATCTCACCCTGGGTGTAAcctgctctctgtctccatctctgccccctgtgtgtgtctcagacgGTGTTCAGGATCGTGGTGTTGGGGATATGGGATTACATAGAGAACAAAGTAGAGGTAAGCTCCCATGGGTCCCATTAGTCCTGTTACTCGGGGGCCCCTTTCACTGCAGTGTCATTCCCTCAATGTCATACCACAGTTGAAGCTACAGACATAACAGTAGccgcccgtgtgtgtgtgtgtgtgtgtgtgtgtgtgtgtgtgcgcgcgcatgtgTTTTCTTAGGTGTTTGATGGAGCTGTCATCGTCCTCTCTCTGGCCCCCATGGTGGCCTCTACAGTGGCCAACGGCCCCAGCAGCCCCTGGGACGCTATCGGTCTCATCATCACACTGCGCATCTGGAGGGTCAAGAGGATCATCGATGGTGAGGCTGGGAGGGGCCGGGGGGCTGGCGTCCTCTGCGTCCTGTCCTTTACTGTCAGGTCATAGAGATAGATACTGCAGCGTGCTCTCTGCGGTATCGGCTGCGTTCAATCTTGAGGTTGTTTGTGCAATTATTTATTTGTCCTCTTCATTTTTTTAACTTCAGGTAGGGCATCATCTGCGGTTTGAAGCTCAAACTACAGCTGCTAGATGCAAATATTTTATCATACAGGTGCATAcagaacattttatttattgggAAGTAGCTTTTTTAACAGTGTTGCTCCCCCTTGTGGTTTTTGAATATAGTACAATATCTATAATACAATATATAACCACCACAAACTATTGCTCAAAAGCTCACCATGAATTGAGCACCTTTTCTGACGCACCCTCAAGAAAAAACGAACATGACGGTAGCATTGTTTGCAGCATCCATTTTGCGGTTATTTTGTCCACCTTGTGCAGAGTATGTTGGTTGACGTCCTTTGTCATGCCCCGGTGAATATGGACAATATGCAGGCTTACATTTAAAGAAAGCAGTCTTCACATTTTATATTTAGAAACTGTGTGGAGTAATACACTGTCTAGAAGATCCACTTCAGGAGGGGGGATAATTTAAACCAATGTAGCATATAGTACAAATTAAGATTGTGGGAAAACTGACTAAAATATGCCTGCCTGTTTTAGCCTATGTGCTGCAAGTGAAGGTGGAGATGGAGCTGGAGATCCAGCAGTACGAGAAGGCCAAGGCGGTGAGGGAGGAACAGCTTGACCGTCTCACCCAGATCTGCCAGGAACAGGCGGTATGTCCTCTTATCTCTCCCATATCTCTTACCTACTTACAGTCTGTGAGTTATAGCTGCATGTaaccagcagagggcagcaaaGTGCTATGCCagaaagaaaattaaacttAAGAAGGCATAAAGGATGCCTACAAAACTAATAATACTTCTACAGAAGTCTTGTGGATATCAGATAGGCAGCACTGTGCATTATCTAATTGACTACTTCACAATTTAATAATGAAATTTCTAATATTGGTTTTAAGTCATTTTACCGAGCTGAAGAATAAGTCAAACTTTATAAGTGTAACTGCGAGCGCATCCAGAGTGCTCTGCGTTTCTCAGATGTCGGCCCAGAGGAGTAGAAGAGGGTATACTGTATATCCAAATGTTAGAGAGGTTGGAAATGTGTAGTTTTAGCTTACTGTTCTGTATTGGTACGGGTTAACCATGATGCAAGCAATGCAGCAATATAGCAAGCTAATAAAATGCTTGGACATAAGTTGAATATTATAACATTTAGAATATTGGCCagcaaaatgtacaaacagtctTAAAAAATAGTTTTTACCTTAAATAACTAAAGGAATTTTCTCCAGTTTTACCATTTCTCTTCCCTTTCAGTTTGAAATCAGGCAGCTGAGGGCCCACCTGGCCCAGCAGGACCTTGATCTGGTAGCAGAGCGTGAAGCAGCCATGCAGATCCACCATATGTGGGGTAAACAGAGCAGCAGTTTCCAGGAGGTGGACGGACTGGCCCCTGGGGCCTCCGAGCATCACGGGCCAGCCAAAGCCAGAGAGCCCGGGGGGCCTGCAGGTAACTGTCTGGAACACCCAACTTCATTGTATTACAGGCTATCAAAAACCTCTGTGGACACGCAGGGAGGGGGATCCAGGCTGTGCTTGCTATGGTCCATCATGTCCACACAATGTGGAGGCAGGAAGTTGGCTCATGTTGGAAGGTTGCAGTTTTAAAACTTTTGGGCATGTTTGGAATATTAAATGAGGAATGTTTCCTCGTCCTAAGCAGCAAAGGGTTCCCACTTTTAAAGCATTTAAAGTTTATGAATTTGAGGGGAAAACTAACTtagtaaaataagtaaataagctACATaccactgtgtgcatgtgtcacgCCAACTACCATCGCCTACGCAGCATAATGATGTATTTAGCCTACACATTCGAGCCCCTCTTTTTTATTGGTGTCTGTTCTCTTTATAGAAATTCCCAGTGTTGTACCTGTAATTAACTTTGATTCATGTCTCATGCTGTGTTGAGAGCTGGGCCTGGAAAGTCCTTGAAAAGACCTTGAATCAGATGTTTGAGGTGTGGGAACTGACTGATCTGTCGAACTAACACAATATTAACAGTGTGTGAAacatgtgaaacatttgtaggctACTCTAGTTTCAGAGACCTAATTGAAAGTATGGAAAAAAgtaagtaacaaaaaaaaaaaaagcacagcgCATCCCCGCAACAGACGCTTCTGTAAATAGTAAACAACCGCTGGCTCTGACGCTCCATGCTGGAGGGTAGGACAGTGTATTAATAGTTGGTGTCCTCTTCTCAAAAACATTCATCTCACAATCCACATCAGAATTCTGGTGCCACACCTAGATGGACTATAAACCTTTCATACAGTGACAGGTCATAACTTACACAACTTAAAGCAACAAAGCGCCCTCTGTGCAGGTGATGTCAGGCCTCAAAACACTGAGGCTTTTGCTTTATCAAAGCTATAAATCATAGCGCGACCTGCCATACATCtgagctgcagtgtttctagtCAGACATCCTTTTAACTGGAGCTGCTCCTCATATACTCATGTGGTATTGATCATCCGGGGATGGTCGCTGTCGCAGTCCAGGCTGAACAATGAGCAGGCCTCTTGGGACGTCCATAAAATGAATATGTTAAACCcaaacatgaatgaatatgaGCCATCCCTCAGTCCTTTGGGACCTTGGATAGCACTTTAGAGAAACACTTGTACTGATTTAGGATCTGTGAACTTCATCCACACCAAGAGTTGCTTATTAATGCTTAAACAAATTTGGCGACTTATCCATTAATAGAAAATGACAATATCAGTGATTGATTGGTtgtttacattatttatcaagaaaaagaggaaaacatttcctcatttcACCTTCTGTAATGTGAAGATTTTCTGCTTTGTATGGTTgtaaaattcatatttttttaagacATCACCTTAGGGCTCTGGAAGCATGTGTTTGCTTTGGCATTTTCCACAactgttttacattttattgattaaatcaactaaaaacaaacagaatgttAACTAAAAATGAATCATAATTTGTTGCATTCATATTTTTTGGTACCGAGAGTTTTCTAGGTAACACTTTTAGCTTTAAGGTACAGTATTAAAGATTCAggaagatttagtggcatctagcaatgagaattacaaccagctgaaacttttccccattagaattccttcagtgttaattgtttgggaggtttttaccaggaaccaaattatccgcagaggtctttCATTCTCAAAACAACTGGacctggtgattaaaaccgctaaaaacactcaataaagcagtttcacataataAATCAATGATTCTcctacactgtttggcatgtagGAGGGCTGTTAGCCTAGCACAtgctaatatgtgctcacctttttttaatgttcaggaGTGCATCATCCACAGAGGtcccttcctcttcaaaacaaacagaacaggtgatttaaactggtaaaaacactgaatatggCAGATCTGTGTTATTCGGACACTGCTCGTCGTGGAGGGGCTCTTAGCTACAATGCAAAAAACTCAAgtggtcctatctagagccagtgtttggtttgtccattctgggctattgtagaaacatggcgatgcAAAATGGCAGGATCTCATCTCCATAGATGAGCTcttgctccctatgtagatataaacatctcattctaaggtaatgaaagcacaacattttttttatttttaggtgattataaatTAAAGACAACATACTTataatatattccatttctgccaacatatctccctaaatcctacacactgaacctttaagtcCCCCAATTTAGCATTTGTAAGCAGTATATGAACACATGACAAGTGTTTAATTTTTCATATGAagacatattttatattattacaaTCTTGTTATACTAGATTATCATTTGTTTGTACATCAGCCTCTATTATGGGTGCCCACAGGAGAAGTTATCCGCTTGCAACCACAGTATATTGTGTTAGAAatcatttattaaataaatgcaaaattaaAGGACTGTTGCCACTTTCTAATCATAACCAAGTTGCATGGATTCtgaataatttaaaaagtttcTGTTCACACATTGGACTGCAAAACACTACATGTAATTAACTTCTAAATTCAAGACTAATTACATTAAGTGGCTGTTTCTTTCCTCTTCAGATCACCATGGTCAAGATGACATGAACAACTACATCAGCCAGTACTACAGTGAGCCAAGCAGCGGTGAGCATCAACATGATCCTGCTTCACTCTTTTCTACACCCCATGTAGCATCACCACATCTCAAGGTCCTGTGCATTATGTGTTGTTCTTGTAGACATGGGGATCCCAGACCCTGCACGTGTCATCACCACAGCAGCCATAGACGTGCACCTGCCTAACAACCCCAGCCAGCTTCCCTCCTCTTTGGTGAGTGCCGACGCAGTGCCGTCCAGCCGCTTGCAGCGCACCGGCAGCTCTGTCAGCGAAGCCTCCACCACCACAGTGTCCCGCAGCAGCTTCAGCGCTCGCCAGCACAGCATCAGCAGCCACACGCTGGGCTCCACCACGGACTGCAGCTCCACGGTGCGGGAGGCCTCCACCTCCACAGATTACAGCGACCAACGCTGCTACCCTCCGCCCTACAGCAGCCCTCTCGCCCTGGGCACTCAGCCGCGAGGGAGTCCCAGCGCTGTGATGCAGGAACTGCTCTCCTCTTTGTCCGAGAACGCCTGTCTCACCCAAAAGGGCCTGGACCCCGTCAACCTTAAACCCCCCAGCCCGGCAGGTTCCACCAAAACCAGCCCCGAGCTGGAGCACAGGGTCAACATCTACAACAAGAGGAACCAGGAGAGCAGAGTCGGGCTGCACTCcaagcctctcatccatctGCAGGGCAACGAGCCACTCCTAGAGGAGAAGTACAGGATGATGGAGCCAGTAGCAACCCCTGTCAGCCGTCTGTCAGAGACATAGGACTCCGCCTGACATGTGGAACAACCGCAAAAATGAACGCTCTACTAAACTCCGGTGTTGATGGGAGTCACTGGCACATGAACCGTATGTCTGTCATCCTCTTTGTACTGTTGGGACTGAGAGGATGAACTTGCCAGAGCAGCACAAAAACAAGAGGGCATGAAAGACTGGAGGAGGCAAAGATGTTATCAGGCACCACTTATCAGGAATTGACactcacaaaaacattttttgagttTTATGAAAAATTTTACCAAAAGAAACCAGCAACAGGGCTTGAGCCCAAAATTTTCAGACATCTGGTCtgcgcagaaaaaaaaatctggcttTTGATATGTTAAGTTGTGGTTCAAGGGGATGGTGCTGAGGGCTTAGTTCCTCTGATACACTTTGTAGGAATTGGAGACGCTGGACAGATGAGATGACTTATTGGAGGGCCACAAACTGTGAATCACTTCCTGCAAGCTACAAGGCATGACTTAATCCCAAGTGCAGGTGTATCAGCTGTTTTGATAGTCAGTCCAGTGTCTCCAAACTCACAAAGAACAGTCCTCTTTGACGGGACTGCTGCAGGGTACATTGGATCAGTCTCGACTTCTTTCTAATCTTTGTCTTTCTATATTAGCAATGTTAACATTTTTATCTAAAGTCTACGAGAGGGAAGAGTGTGGGAAACTTTTGACTGATGGATGATTCAAGTgattcagagtttttatccaggtGCCATGACTGGAATCTGACCAAACCCAGCTGAGTCAGTGTTTACTGAGATTTTGCAAATGACAGCATGTCCCACATGCAccaaattcattttaaaaaaagctacCTGCACATGATAGATTTGATATCATTCAGGTCCAAAATATTAcctttttatgattttaatatttggGAGCTGTGTAAATATTTCAGACTGGGTTTATCACAGCCAAAAACAGCGAGGGACTTGAAGCTGAGCTAGTCAAAATGTcgaaaaagaaaatcatagcATGAACCTTGAAGATTTGCCTCTTAAATATCGAAACTAACCCTGTTTATTGTACTGTCAACAGGCATTTTCTATCTTGATCATGGAGAGAGGGTACTGCaaaatgaatcaataaagaGAAAACATGGCAAGTTATTAGTTTTCAATTTATTACACCATCTTCCAAGAGCATCTCAGTGACTATGCATCCTCTAAGAAGGCATGAAGAGCTACATCTTACAACTACGTCAAAGGTCGAGAGGCAAGTCAAGCGCTTTCAAAAATCTTCTCTGCTGTATcataaaattaaatacaattaCAACACAGGTACTACTAAAGGCATAAAACACCGCCCCCAGGTAAGTACAAGcttattcatttatatttaatacatgtacagtatttatAAAAACGGCAAAAAAATGGCAATTATTTCTAGATTgatatttctttttctgtttccagtCAAAGAGAAGATGTTGATGATGAATTATTTCTGCTCGCAAACACTCACAGCTTTGGAAATTTAAGGCAGTGGCTATGGGTGCCTGTGGTCACTCTCTGTAGTGTTCCTACTGCAGGTTCTGGCCGTGCGGTGGAGGTTTGCGGGGACTTTGTTTCTTTCCTCACTTGCCCAGTGCGTCAGTCATCTCAGGAACAGCCTGAAGAGAAAACAGTGAAGTTAATACAATATTCTACCACCTTTTAACACTAACATTATAGCAGGACCCAACTCTCAGAATATTTTGgaaaaggaatacttcaccctccaAAATGATTTGTATAACAATTACTCGCCCCGTGTTACATTAAATTAGTGGAGGAAACTTTTTCTTGCACGCCTCCAGTGAATGAGGAATCCAAAATCTGAGAGAATTTTCgatgaactgaagtaaaaggggtccacatttaacaacttACTCACCACCtctctcatttatccagtcgtatgctcagtagtTCCCAAACAGgcagccctttccaacagggaactgaactgaaattgaAACTCGTCTATGTtctcttcacagccagactccattgacaaaaacagtaattttacctcactgaacaccggagctgctggtctaccactgcctcaatcgataatttgtttgtgttattgtgtgactttggtgttttaaaaggTTGGTTTGGATTCAGTAAAGccgcacaaaaacacaaacaaactacagactgaggcagtggtagaccagcagctcctgtgttcagagaggtaaaattactgtttttgtcaatggagtctggctttaaagagagcatagattAGTTTCACTTTTTAAAGAGCTGTTTAGCAAGTAATGAGCTTATaattggataaatgagacttggagtACACTGCacaagtttgtaaatggatattttgatatagtGTTGCTGTTCATTCATCCAGAATTttctccgtttttggattctttattCACCATGAAGGCACGAAGACAAAGTTTCCTTCacaagtattcctttaaatgtatttacagCAGGCATTTGCTGCAGTCCTGAAACTACATGATTGTAAATGCTCCCGTGTCTTTTAAAATTAATCACTCTTAAACTAAACTTGAATACACTGTGGACATATTTTgggcatttagaaaaaaattctCTTCCTCTTAATAACTGCTGAGACCACCTGAAATATTCCCAGGCTTTACTTGTGGGGATAAATGTTCTCCTACACCTGTCAATATTATTCCCAGCATATTCCATAAAACAAGATTTATGAGTTTATTAAACAATGCATTGTGCATGCTGGTGCTTAACGGTTTAAATGAGTACGCTGACTTTTGTCTGAGATTTATCAAGACCACAGCAGGCTGCAAACATtcatcactgtgtttgcaaGATTGACAAATGCAGAGCAAGATTCTTAAGGGGAGGCATCTGGCCCATAAATTAACATGCTGATAATGCCAGCTGTGTAGTTTTTAAGAAGACAAATTCAAAAAGCATTTTATGGTAAATATGAGTACAAAATTATTCAAATGCCTCTCCTTGTGAGATGAGCAACTTCAGAACTGAATCATCAGACACTCCCCGAGTTGGTCCAGGGTATCAATTGTCCATTTGAGGGGGAAAAGTAGAAAGCCCATCCATTTTAATCAGCTATCTGAGGAGTGATCACATGTAAGCCGATCTCACCCAGTAGGTCACAACTCTACTGCCACTAGCTATTATTACTAATCACTCCTACAGAGTTTGTCGGGACACCTGTGCTGCTCATGCACTCTGGGGGGCTAAATAAAACATGACCAACAGGacacacatgaaaatataaCCTACTAGCCTTTCACAAGCAGCACTGGACCCCACTGTGAGTTGTGCCAACACTCCTGGCTCGCTATCCTCAAGTACCAGCTAGATACAAGAAAGCAACTATGCGTGAAAGAACCCTGGCAAGTAGAAGCTGAGCACAAACTGAAGCCACCTTTTAAGTAACTATTGATCACTTTTTCTATCTTCCACAGTGCTAATGTGTTTCTCTCTTCATGGCAAGCTCTGCCACAACTCTCCTCTGATTAATTCAAGGACTTAATAATTCAACAGTTGCACATTTCCATTAGGTGGAATAAGGCATCGTGCAAAATTTATCAGTGTGAAAGCAAATGTTATACTCTGACTGTCACTCTGGACTCCGGGCTCTCAGAACATATGACGAAGGTGCATGAGTGGTGTTTTTGACTCGCTGCTTGGTTGTTTGCAGGAATATCAATCCCAGATACTTACCTTGAAAAGATCAGCGACCAAGCCGTAGTCAGCAACCTGGAAAATGGGAGCCTCTGGGTCCTTGTTGATAGCAACAATAGTCTGAATAAAGAAAAACCCTAACATATTTAGCACttgaacacaacaaaataatgaaCCAACTGTCTTAAATGCAGAGAAACAATAATCACTCCCACTCAATTAATAAAAATGGAATTCagacttaaaggggaactgtacatattttaaaaagtcatacatgttattcccaTGGTTTAAGACAGTCCAAAAGTATCAGTAAACATgagcaactctctcccaaatcctaAAAACTAGGGTGCTataactcaaatttgtgatgccatagggtataaagtctgacactgctccacagacagtgaACTGGGGAAGATGTTATAGAGGACACTGAGAGCAGCCAAGGAAACGTTCTGAGCACAtgagtacattttctgtttcatttaggtataaaaaagaaacaacccATTGGTGGGTCCATAAAACGAGGCTCCCATTATTGTCTATGGAGTAGCCCAGACTTTATATCCTATGACATCataagtttgagacttacttctctggtttccggctttgagagagtagctcatgctCTCAggtattgattgaactttcctggGCCATGGACATAACATGCAGAAAGTGACAACATTTGGTTTAGAAACATCAAAGCAAAGGTATGGTATGGTAACCAGAGTTTTGTTTGTGGATGGTGTCTattcgctgtgtgtgtgtgtgtgtgtgtgtgtgtgtgtgacgtgtACACGCAGACACTGACATGCAACTTCAAATTATATTTCATGTGGTACTAATTCCAAACTCTGCCAAATGTCTGTGACCAAACAAGAGTCAGGCTTCTTAGAGGGTAACTCATCATTTTCAACCTGGAACCTATTTTCCCATAGTTTTTTGTCCAATTGACTAATGAGAACAACACTtattgaaattggtccagtactgagcatGAGGGCTGCAGATGGCAGCAGCGAAATATGCTGCAATTTTACCACTCAGGGAGTGTTcgcaccatcaatttacatgCAAtacaagtgcttgttt is part of the Epinephelus lanceolatus isolate andai-2023 chromosome 5, ASM4190304v1, whole genome shotgun sequence genome and encodes:
- the tmem266 gene encoding transmembrane protein 266, with product MSNPQAPPQAGASELEVISQQVEEDNQCVAPVQLVSFAYRDLPLAALDISLAGSQLISNPDEEDNREGSNWLKPCCGRRAALWQVCLLSAGFNCFLVACVILVVLLLTLELLIDTKLLQFNNAFQFASIIHWISLAILSVFFTETVFRIVVLGIWDYIENKVEVFDGAVIVLSLAPMVASTVANGPSSPWDAIGLIITLRIWRVKRIIDAYVLQVKVEMELEIQQYEKAKAVREEQLDRLTQICQEQAFEIRQLRAHLAQQDLDLVAEREAAMQIHHMWGKQSSSFQEVDGLAPGASEHHGPAKAREPGGPADHHGQDDMNNYISQYYSEPSSDMGIPDPARVITTAAIDVHLPNNPSQLPSSLVSADAVPSSRLQRTGSSVSEASTTTVSRSSFSARQHSISSHTLGSTTDCSSTVREASTSTDYSDQRCYPPPYSSPLALGTQPRGSPSAVMQELLSSLSENACLTQKGLDPVNLKPPSPAGSTKTSPELEHRVNIYNKRNQESRVGLHSKPLIHLQGNEPLLEEKYRMMEPVATPVSRLSET